TCGAGTTCATCCGCTCCACCGGCGCCGACCTGCTCGGCTCGCAGCCAACCGAGGGCAACATCGCGGGCGGCCTGTCCACGATCGAGGAGAAGGCGCTGGGCAACATCCAGAAGACCGGCACCACGCCGGTGCGGTCGGTGCTGGCGCCCGCGGAGGCGCCTCGTGGGCCCGGGCTGCACTTCATGGACACCTCGAGCGCCGCCGCCGAGATGATCACGCTGGCCGGGGCCGCGGGGTCCGTCCTGCACTTCTTCACCACCGGGCAGGGCAACGTCGTCGGCAACCCTATCGTGCCGGTTGTCAAGATCTCGCCCAACCCCAACACCACGACCTCGATGAGCGAGCACATCGACGTGGACCTTTCCCGGCTGCTGGCCGGCGATATGAGCCTGGAGGAGGCGGGCACGCGCGTCCTCGAAGTCTTCGAGCGCACGGTGCGCGGTCGGCTCACCGACGCCGAGGCCCTTGGGCACGTCGAGTTCGTGATGACCAAGCTCTACCGCAGCGCCTGATCCAGGCCAGTCCGATCCGGAGGGTACGCCGTGAGGATGTACGTCGCCGGGAAATGGATCGAGGGGACGCGGACCCTGCCGGTCACCCACCCCTACGACGGCAGCGTCGTTGACACGGTCCCTGTTGCAGGATCTGAAGAGGTCGAGATGGCGCTGGATGCCGCGGTCCGGGGCGCGCGCGACATGCGTGCCTTGAGCGGCCATGAGCGCTACCGCATCCTGACCAGGGCCGCGCGGCTGATCGAGGAACGCGCCGAGGAGTTCGCCCGAACGATCACCCTGGAGGAAGGCAAGGTCCTGCGGGAGTCGCGCGCCGAGGTCGCACGGGCGGTCGAGACGCTGACGCTCTCTGGCGAGGAGGCCCGGCGCATAGCCGGTGAGATCGTGCCGCTGGACGGCTCGCCGGGCGCAACCGGTCAGTTTGGGTTCACGGTGCGCGTGCCGTGCGGCGTAGTTGTCGCCATCAGCCCGTTCAACTTCCCTCTAAACCTGGTGATGCACAAAGTCGGCCCGGCGCTGGCCGCGGGCAACAGCGTCATCGTCAAGCCGGCCAGCAACACCCCTCTGTCGGCGCTCCGGCTGGTCGAGGTCCTGCTCGAGGCCGGCCTTCCCCCGCTGGGCGTGCAGTGCCTGGTCGGGGGCGGGCGCGAGATCGGCGAGCCGCTGTGCGCCGATCCGCGCGTGCGCAAGATCACGTTCACCGGCAGCCGGGACGTGGGCGAGCGCATCTGCCGGATCGCCGGCATAAAGAAGGTCACGATGGAACTCGGCAGCAACTCGCCGGTTGTTGTGATGCCGGACGCGGGCATCGAGGAGGCCGCCGCCGCGATCGCGGCCACAGGCTACTCCAACGCGGGACAGGTCTGCATCAGCGCACAGCGGATCATTCCCCTCGAGCCGATCTACGCGGACCTGCTCGACGCGCTGGCGCCCAGGGTGGCTGCGATCACCACCGGCGACCCGCTGGACGAGCGAACCGCCATGGGCCCGATGGTGCGCGAGAGCGAGGCGAGGCGCGTCGAGGCATGGGTGACGGAAGCCGTATCCGGGGGGGCCCGTCTAGTGGTAGGCGGCGAGCGCCGCGGCGCGATCTACGCGCCGACGGTCGTGGCCGATGTGAGCCCGCGCATGCGCATCTCGTGCGACGAGCTGTTCGGGCCCGCGGTGGCGGTCACGCCGGTCGGCACGTTCGAGGAAGCCCTGGCGCTGGCCAACGACTCCAACTACGGGCTGGCGGCGGCGATCTTCACGCGCGATCTTGACCGGGCGATGCGGTTCGCCCGGGAGGCCGAGAGTGGCAGCATCCACGTGAACTGGGGGCCGCAGTGGCGTGCCGACATGATGCCCTACGGTGGACTCAAAGAAAGCGGGTTCGGCAAGGAAGGCCCAAGGTACGCGGTGGAGGAGATGACCGAGCTCAAGATGGTGGTGTTGCACCTGAAGCAGCGGTGAAATCGCACGTAAGGCCGAAAGACGGCCATAGACAGGGAGGGAGATTGGCATGAGAACTCGCTTGCTGGCCATTGCGGCGGCGCTTGCGATGGGGTTCGCGGTGCTGCCTGTCTCGGCACAGGCACCGGTCACGATCACTTGGAGCACGCTCGCCACGGGCGGGCCGATCGTCTCCGACGTGTACCGCGCGCTCGTGCAACAGTACGAGCGTCAGAACCCCGGGGTGCGGGTGAACCTGCAGATCCAGCCGGGGACCTCAGGGGAACAGCTGAGCCGATACGTGACCCTGTTCGCGGCGAAGGACAGCTCGGTGGACCTCATCTCTATTGACG
This DNA window, taken from Armatimonadota bacterium, encodes the following:
- a CDS encoding aldehyde dehydrogenase family protein; this translates as MYVAGKWIEGTRTLPVTHPYDGSVVDTVPVAGSEEVEMALDAAVRGARDMRALSGHERYRILTRAARLIEERAEEFARTITLEEGKVLRESRAEVARAVETLTLSGEEARRIAGEIVPLDGSPGATGQFGFTVRVPCGVVVAISPFNFPLNLVMHKVGPALAAGNSVIVKPASNTPLSALRLVEVLLEAGLPPLGVQCLVGGGREIGEPLCADPRVRKITFTGSRDVGERICRIAGIKKVTMELGSNSPVVVMPDAGIEEAAAAIAATGYSNAGQVCISAQRIIPLEPIYADLLDALAPRVAAITTGDPLDERTAMGPMVRESEARRVEAWVTEAVSGGARLVVGGERRGAIYAPTVVADVSPRMRISCDELFGPAVAVTPVGTFEEALALANDSNYGLAAAIFTRDLDRAMRFAREAESGSIHVNWGPQWRADMMPYGGLKESGFGKEGPRYAVEEMTELKMVVLHLKQR